Sequence from the Maribellus comscasis genome:
GACTTTTTCAAACAGGAATAAATTCCTCCAATCGGGCCACAATCACTTATTTCATCGGAAACAATCTGAATTCCCTCAACTTCATGTTCCAATGAGTTTGAACTAATCAGAATCTCATCGCAAAAAGATTGACAAAAATGAATAGCGCGCTGCAAAAGAGTTTGCTCTTTGAGTTCAAGTAGTGCCTTATCCTTTCCCATTCGGCTGCTTTTTCCGCCTGCTAATATAATTCCGGTAAGTTGCATTCTGTAAAAATAAAAAAGTCCCGGAAATACCGGGACTTTTTTGGGTGGTAGACCGGATTTGAACCGGCGACCTCTGGAACCACAATCCAGCGTTCTAACCAACTGAACTACAACCACCATTTATTTTTGCGGTTGCAAATATAATATTTTATTCTTTTTACAATTCAAAAAATCAAAAATAAATCGGAAAGCAATATACAAAAAACTATTTTTGAAAAAATACTTGAACTATGCAAAAAAATCAAACTGAAAACATCGTATGTTTTGGCGAAGTACTCTGGGATATGCTTCTATCAGGAGCCAAACCCGGTGGTGCACCTATGAATGTAGCTATCCATTTGAAAAAGCAGGGACAAAATCCCGCAATAATCAGCAAAACAGGAGATGACGAGGAAGGTAAAGCACTGATCCGCTTTCTTGAAAAATCGGGGTTGAATAGTAATTATATCGCTATCGACAAGGAGTTACCTACAAGTAAAGTGCTTGTTCATCTGGACGAAAATAAAAATGCGACCTATGAAATATGTAAGCCGGTTGCATGGGACAATATAAATTCCAATGTCGAAACAGAAAAACTGGTTTCAAATGCTGAAATTGTTATTTTTGGTTCTCTGGCCTCCCGAACAGAAGTAACAAAAAATACATTAATTCAACTGTTAAAAAACTCCGACGCCAAACGCTTATTTGATGTTAATTTACGACCTCCGTTCGATGATCGTGAAATCGTTGAAACATTTCTAAAACTATCCGACTTTGTTAAACTAAATGACGAAGAATTGGTAAAAATTGCTTCCTGGCATAACAAATCAGGAAAATTAACCAAGCTAACCCAATGGGTTTCCGAATTTTATGAATGCCCCGATATTTGTGTTACCCGCGGAGCCAATGGAGCCCTGCTATTTATAAACAACACCATTTTTGAACACCCTGGATTTAAGGTAACCGCCGCAGACACCGTTGGTGCCGGCGACTCTTTCCTCGCAAGTTTGGTTGCCAACCTCGAAAAAAACTATTCACCGGAAAAATCACTGGAATACGCCTGCGCCACAGGTGCTTTTGTTGCATCACAACCCGGCGCCGTTCCCGACTACTCAGAAAAAGATATCGAAAAATTAATTCAAACAACGATGTAGTAAATTGCAACCCTTTTTACTTTTCCTTGTCGTTATAATTGAAAGAAATAAAATTGGGACCAAAAGAGCAAATACATAAAAGTATTGTTGAAGCCTGTAAAAAAGGCAAAGACAAAGCCAGGTACGAGCTCTACCAATTGTATTCGAAGGCTATGTTTAATGTGTGTTACAGAATAATGAACAACCGCGAAGAAGCTGAAGACATGTTACAGGAAGCTTTTACGCAGGCCTTCATGAAAATAGAATCGTTCCGATGGGAATCGAGTTTTGGAACATGGTTGAAAAGAATTGTAGTTAACACGTGTTTAAACGCGATAAACAAAAAAAAAGTGGAACTAACGTATTGCGAAGAAATCTATCATTATGACAAACCCGAAGAGGAGGAAGAAACAGAAGTACAATTTACGGTCGCAAATATCACCAGGGCGATGGAATTGTTACCTGAAGGAGGGCGAATGGTTTTCTCGCTGTATTTACTGGAAGGATACGATCACACCGAAATTGCTCAGATTATGCGCATTACGGAATCGACCTCAAAAAGCCAGTTTATGAGAGCAAAGCGACGCATTATTGAAATATTGAAAGAACAAAAATCCCGGGGATTATGAAAACAGATCGTTTGGAAGAATTTGTGAGAAACAACCGCGAGGAGTTCGACCAGTTCGAACCATCGGCAAAAGTTTGGGAAAATATAAACCAGGCCAGACGTCAACCAAAAATCAGACGGTTGAATACTCCCTTGCTCCGTGTTGCTGCTGTACTTGTTTTGGCAGTTATATTTACAGTCACTCTGTACAGAACAAATATTTTTACACAGGGAAATTATGCACGGAAGATAAAAGATCCTGAATTACGTGAACTTGTAGAGGCCGAGGCATATTATGCTCATCAGGTCAACGGCAAACTAAAGGAAATTAAAAAATGTTACTACACCAATCCAGAGTTAAAAAGCGAAATCGAAACCGATTTAACCGAACTGGAACAGATGTATAATGAATTAAAAGGCGATTTGAGAGAAAATATTTCAAACAAAGCAGTAATTGAAGCGATGATAGACAATAACCGCACTCGCCTAAAACTGGTTGATGAAGTTTTGGAGCAAATAAATTGTTAAATTGAAAACAAGAAAATGAAACAACTGAAAATAATATTGGCCACAGTTTTTTGGTGCTGGATGATCCCTGTCTCGGTTTTCGCACAGTTCACTGAAACAAAGGAAATTTCAAAACATTTTAAAGTTTCACCGGAAACCCGGATTGAAATCGCCAATAAATATGGAAAAATTGAGTTGAACACCTGGGAAAAAGATTCAGTTGTAATCAACATTGATATCCGAGTTGAAGAAAAAAAGTTATCGAGGCTGGAAAAATCAATGGATGAAATAAAATTTGACATTACAGACAACCAGCACTTTTTGATTTTCAGAACCTCGGTTGGAGAAAACCGAAGCGCACTTGAAAAAGAATTTTTGAAATTTAAAGAAACACTCCTTCAAACCGATGGCAACATGGAAATCAATTACACGGTTTGGCTACCAAAAACAAATGAATTAAAAATAGAAAATAAATTTGGTGATATTTTTATAGGCGATTACTCCGGGGAAGTGGAAATAGACCTGTCAAACGGAAACCTTAAGTCGCACGATTTTAATGGCCGGCTCGATCTAACCCTGAATTTTGCCGACGCCACCATAAACCAGATGCAAAATGGAAGGCTGGACTGTAATTACAGCGACTTATATCTGAGAAAAGCCGAATCCTTACGTATTATAAGTAAGTCAACAACATATGAAATTCTGGAAATAAAAGAACTCGAGGCCGATTCAAGAAGAGACAAATTCCGTATTCGCCTGGCTGATTTAATTGATGCCGAAGGAAGCTTTTCTAACTTCAGAATAAATGAACTAAACGATCGTGCAACCCTCCGAACCGAATATGGCGACATAGATGTTGAAAAAACAAATCCCGACTTTAGTAACATTTTTATTGAATCGCGCTCGACGGATATAAACCTTTATTTTCCGCCGGATGCTAATTTTGGTTTTGAAATTACCCATACCAAAACAGAACTCGATTTATGCCGTGAAATGAATATCGAAGAAGAAAATGTTCTGGATGAAAAAGAGAATAAAATCGAATTAAAAGGTTCGTACAACCAAAACACGAATACCAATACAAAACTGTTTATTAATGCCACCTCCGGAGAGCTCAACATATTCTCTGATTAAGAAAAAATAACTTCCCGGGAAAAAAATTAACTTTTTTGCACACTTTTTGCAACCCTTCGAAAAAGCTCTTGTCTCTTAGAAATAGAAAGACAAACAATTAACAGAAAACAAATTTTTTAAAGTCATGAAAACAATTAAACTTTTATTTTTTTGTTCCGTTATTATTTTATTTGGAGCAACAAGCTGTATCGACGATTTTACGATCAGCGGCAATGGAATACCGGCCACGGAAGGCAGAATCACCCTCGATTTTAACAAAGTTCAGTCAGAAGGAGAATTTGATGTTCACATTACCAACGGTGATGAATTTGAAGTAGTAGTAAATGCAGAATCAAACATCCTCCCATACATTGAAACCAATGTAAGCAGAAACAAACTTCGCATTTATATCCGCGGACTTCACAATGTAAAAAACCGCTTGCCTATGGAAGTTTACATAACAACTCCGTATATTGAAGGAATAACCCAAAGCGGGTCAGGTGTTATTACAACCGACTATTTTATTACAAATGACATGAAGGTAGCGATTTCAGGCTCGGGAAGAATAGAAACAGCGATGGATGCCTTAAACCTTGACGCAGTAATTTCAGGTTCAGGAAATCTAGATCTTTCCGGCAGTTCAAATTTTGGCGATTTTCTTGTAAGTGGATCCGGGAAAATTAATGCAAATGACTTGTCGCTGCGAAACTGCGAAGCTACCATTTCAGGTTCAGGAAACATGTGGGTAAATGTAGATAATTATCTGAAAGCATCGATTTCGGGCAGCGGAAGTGTTTTTTATTACGGAAATCCCAGCATTGAAAAACATATTTCCGGCTCGGGAAACGTTATACCATATAATTAACAAATATTCATTTTGAATTCAGCTACTTATGAGACGAATTTTAATACTATTGGCTTTCACCCTTCCCTCCATTTTTTCAAATGCGCAGGGCTATGGACATGCAGTGGGTATCCGGGGAGGACTTTCACCGGGTTTTGAGTATCGGTTTTACACCGACGATGTAAATTCTTACAAAATTTTATTAAGTACACGCGACCGTGGATTACAGTTGCATGCACTAAAAGAATTTCACCGCTACGATCTTTTTGATTTTTCAGAACAACTGGTTTTCTTCTATGGTGCCGGAATTCATGCAGGTTATGAAACCTGGGATGTGGTACATTATGATTACACCACACGTTGGTATTCAAAGAAAACATCGGTTATCGCAGGAATGGACGGGCTGGCCGGCCTGGAATATGTCTTTTACGAAATTCCTTTGTCAGTAGGCCTGGAAGTAAAACCATATTTTGAGTTGTTTGGCCGTGAAACATTTGACCTGCAACTCTTTGATTTTGCTTTTACCATCAAATATCTTTTTTAATACGTTCAAACAAAACAGACAAGAAACATAACAGTTAACAAACAACAATTAATTTTTATTAGCCATGAAAAAAATAATTTTACTGCTTATTATGGCAGTCGGGGTAAGCTATGTCAATGCTCAAAACATTTTTAAAAGCGACGACGAAGTACAAACCATCTT
This genomic interval carries:
- a CDS encoding carbohydrate kinase family protein gives rise to the protein MQKNQTENIVCFGEVLWDMLLSGAKPGGAPMNVAIHLKKQGQNPAIISKTGDDEEGKALIRFLEKSGLNSNYIAIDKELPTSKVLVHLDENKNATYEICKPVAWDNINSNVETEKLVSNAEIVIFGSLASRTEVTKNTLIQLLKNSDAKRLFDVNLRPPFDDREIVETFLKLSDFVKLNDEELVKIASWHNKSGKLTKLTQWVSEFYECPDICVTRGANGALLFINNTIFEHPGFKVTAADTVGAGDSFLASLVANLEKNYSPEKSLEYACATGAFVASQPGAVPDYSEKDIEKLIQTTM
- a CDS encoding RNA polymerase sigma factor; its protein translation is MKEIKLGPKEQIHKSIVEACKKGKDKARYELYQLYSKAMFNVCYRIMNNREEAEDMLQEAFTQAFMKIESFRWESSFGTWLKRIVVNTCLNAINKKKVELTYCEEIYHYDKPEEEEETEVQFTVANITRAMELLPEGGRMVFSLYLLEGYDHTEIAQIMRITESTSKSQFMRAKRRIIEILKEQKSRGL
- a CDS encoding head GIN domain-containing protein → MKTIKLLFFCSVIILFGATSCIDDFTISGNGIPATEGRITLDFNKVQSEGEFDVHITNGDEFEVVVNAESNILPYIETNVSRNKLRIYIRGLHNVKNRLPMEVYITTPYIEGITQSGSGVITTDYFITNDMKVAISGSGRIETAMDALNLDAVISGSGNLDLSGSSNFGDFLVSGSGKINANDLSLRNCEATISGSGNMWVNVDNYLKASISGSGSVFYYGNPSIEKHISGSGNVIPYN
- a CDS encoding DUF4097 family beta strand repeat-containing protein gives rise to the protein MKQLKIILATVFWCWMIPVSVFAQFTETKEISKHFKVSPETRIEIANKYGKIELNTWEKDSVVINIDIRVEEKKLSRLEKSMDEIKFDITDNQHFLIFRTSVGENRSALEKEFLKFKETLLQTDGNMEINYTVWLPKTNELKIENKFGDIFIGDYSGEVEIDLSNGNLKSHDFNGRLDLTLNFADATINQMQNGRLDCNYSDLYLRKAESLRIISKSTTYEILEIKELEADSRRDKFRIRLADLIDAEGSFSNFRINELNDRATLRTEYGDIDVEKTNPDFSNIFIESRSTDINLYFPPDANFGFEITHTKTELDLCREMNIEEENVLDEKENKIELKGSYNQNTNTNTKLFINATSGELNIFSD